The proteins below come from a single Balaenoptera musculus isolate JJ_BM4_2016_0621 chromosome 1, mBalMus1.pri.v3, whole genome shotgun sequence genomic window:
- the TMED5 gene encoding transmembrane emp24 domain-containing protein 5 isoform X2, whose amino-acid sequence MMTLGLNHPHRPHSIPVLDGAGLDIDFHLASPKGRTLVFEQRKSDGVHTIETEGGDYMFCFDNTFSTISEKVIFFELILDNMGEQEQEQEDWKKYITGTDMLDMKLEDILESINSIKSRLSKSGHIQTLLRAFEARDRNIQESNFDRVNFWSMVNLVVMVVVSAIQVYMLKSLFEDKRKSRT is encoded by the exons GTTTTAGATGGAGCAGGATTAGATATTGATTTCCATCTTGCCTCTCCAAAAGGAAGAACCTTAGTTTTTGAACAAAGAAAATCAGATGGAGTTCACAC GATAGAGACTGAAGGCGGTGACTACATGTTCTGCTTTGATAATACATTCAGCACCATTTCTGAGAAGGtgattttctttgaattaatCCTGGATAATATGGGAGAACAGGAGCAAGAACAAGAGGACTGGAAGAAATACATTACTGGCACAGATATGCTGGATATGAAACTGGAAGACATTCTG GAGTCCATCAACAGTATCAAGTCCAGACTAAGCAAAAGTGGTCATATCCAAACTCTGCTTAGAGCATTTGAAGCTCGTGACCGAAACATACAAGAAAGCAACTTTGATAGAGTAAATTTCTGGTCTATGGTTAATTTAGTGGTAATGGTGGTAGTGTCAGCCATTCAAGTATATATGCTGAAGAGTCTATTTGAAGATAAGAGGAAAAGTAGAACTTAA